The following are from one region of the Polaribacter marinaquae genome:
- a CDS encoding tetratricopeptide repeat-containing sensor histidine kinase, producing the protein MKSKILLILFYLLSNVLFSQKNDLKSKLTYLIFNKPTSISAIDSIFKGNEKNKKILEEIIATSKENNYLEGLFYGKSTLGKYYRDISLFNEALIQYNEALKISKELNSLENEITTLNNIGSVYRRQDEIINGLNYHKEALDKGLSVENPSIEIQKLISISENGIGNIYNSLKQYNLALKEFEKSIVIHQKLNYKLGLAINHKTIGTAHEDLGNLDEALKSFKKSLDYNNQIDSKIGKIICGYSIANVLTKKGNHQKALETVSAVLPLAIEENDKFYLSNTYNTLGLSYGYLGNYDEAKKYLLTALEIAKKHKIQTIVVKANENLAFLYNKTGNYKEAYSHYKVAKEEDFKTFNARNLIYVRDLITEYNKERAENQIKDLAKKNQIAHLKVTRNRNLLIFSISILLFIVVTLFYRGQQKELKTEKKILSLKQDALRMQMNPHFMFNALNSIKLYIIENNQKKATSYLNKFSKLMRKILEASSIQETSLAEELETMKLYMSIENIRFSNEIDFHIKNDDAVNLNAIKIPPLVLQPFLENSLWHGLSTKKENKKMSITLEKVSNEYIKIEIEDNGIGRKAAAKIKAKKSIQRKSIGIELTKDRLETFAKPLKNNFELTYKDVVNENNKTCGTKVILMFPLF; encoded by the coding sequence ATGAAGTCTAAAATACTTTTAATTCTGTTTTACCTTTTATCGAATGTTCTTTTTAGTCAAAAAAATGATTTAAAAAGTAAATTAACTTATCTTATTTTTAACAAACCCACTAGCATTAGTGCTATTGATTCTATTTTTAAAGGTAACGAGAAAAACAAAAAAATTTTAGAAGAAATAATTGCAACAAGTAAAGAAAACAATTATTTGGAAGGATTATTTTACGGTAAAAGTACTTTAGGAAAATATTATAGAGATATTTCTTTATTTAATGAAGCTTTAATTCAATATAACGAAGCCTTAAAAATTAGCAAAGAATTAAATAGTTTAGAAAACGAAATTACTACCTTAAATAATATTGGCTCTGTTTACAGAAGGCAAGACGAAATAATTAATGGTTTAAATTACCATAAAGAAGCATTAGACAAAGGTCTAAGTGTAGAGAACCCAAGTATCGAAATTCAGAAATTAATTAGTATTTCAGAAAACGGAATTGGTAACATTTACAATTCACTAAAACAATATAACTTGGCTCTAAAAGAGTTTGAAAAATCTATCGTAATTCATCAGAAATTAAATTACAAATTAGGTTTAGCTATCAATCATAAAACAATTGGTACTGCTCACGAAGATTTGGGTAATTTAGATGAAGCTCTAAAAAGTTTTAAAAAATCTTTAGATTATAACAATCAAATAGACTCTAAAATTGGTAAAATTATTTGTGGTTATAGTATTGCAAATGTTCTTACAAAAAAAGGCAATCATCAAAAAGCATTAGAAACTGTGAGTGCAGTTTTACCGCTAGCAATAGAAGAAAACGACAAGTTTTATTTATCGAATACATATAATACCTTGGGCTTATCCTACGGATATTTGGGCAATTATGATGAAGCAAAAAAATATTTACTTACTGCTTTAGAAATTGCCAAAAAGCATAAAATTCAAACAATTGTTGTAAAAGCAAACGAAAACCTGGCTTTTTTATACAACAAAACAGGCAATTATAAAGAAGCTTACAGCCATTATAAAGTTGCAAAAGAAGAAGATTTTAAAACATTTAACGCAAGAAATTTAATTTATGTTAGAGACCTAATTACCGAGTACAATAAAGAAAGAGCAGAAAACCAAATTAAAGATTTAGCTAAAAAAAATCAAATTGCACATTTAAAAGTAACTCGAAATAGAAATTTACTAATTTTTTCTATTAGTATTCTTTTATTTATTGTTGTTACCTTGTTTTATAGAGGTCAGCAAAAGGAACTTAAAACTGAAAAAAAGATTCTTTCTTTAAAACAAGATGCATTAAGAATGCAAATGAATCCTCATTTTATGTTTAACGCGTTAAACTCTATAAAGCTTTACATTATAGAAAACAATCAAAAAAAGGCTACTTCTTACCTAAATAAATTTTCTAAATTGATGCGAAAAATTTTAGAAGCCTCTTCTATTCAAGAAACTAGCTTAGCAGAAGAATTAGAAACAATGAAACTTTATATGAGTATAGAGAATATTCGTTTTTCTAATGAAATTGACTTTCATATTAAAAATGATGATGCAGTTAATTTAAACGCAATTAAAATACCTCCTTTAGTTTTACAGCCTTTTCTAGAAAACTCTTTGTGGCATGGTTTATCAACTAAAAAAGAAAATAAAAAAATGAGTATTACGTTAGAAAAAGTATCTAACGAGTATATTAAAATTGAAATTGAAGATAACGGAATAGGTAGAAAAGCTGCTGCTAAAATTAAAGCAAAAAAATCGATTCAAAGAAAATCTATTGGCATCGAATTAACCAAAGATAGATTAGAAACTTTTGCAAAACCTCTTAAAAATAATTTTGAATTAACGTACAAAGATGTTGTTAACGAAAACAACAAAACTTGCGGAACAAAAGTTATTTTAATGTTTCCTCTATTTTAG
- a CDS encoding DUF3109 family protein: protein MFQLGKTIVSEDIIEKDFVCNISACKGACCIDGEAGAPLDKEETKILEDIYPKVKPFLRKEGIDVIEKGGTWVTSEWGELETPLINGADCAYVIFDEKNTALCAIEEAYNQGEIDWKKPVSCHLYPVRVKDYSEFSAVNYHKWEICDDACTLGKELQVPVYKFVKQALIRKFGENWYAELEKVAEKHLK, encoded by the coding sequence ATGTTTCAACTAGGAAAAACTATAGTATCAGAAGATATAATCGAAAAAGATTTTGTGTGTAATATTTCTGCTTGTAAAGGTGCTTGTTGCATAGACGGCGAAGCAGGAGCGCCTTTAGATAAAGAAGAGACCAAGATTTTAGAAGATATATATCCTAAAGTAAAACCTTTTTTAAGAAAAGAAGGAATTGATGTAATAGAAAAAGGAGGTACTTGGGTTACTAGCGAATGGGGTGAGTTAGAAACCCCTTTAATTAATGGTGCAGATTGTGCTTACGTAATTTTTGATGAAAAAAATACGGCACTTTGTGCAATTGAAGAAGCTTATAATCAAGGTGAGATTGATTGGAAAAAACCTGTTTCTTGTCATTTATATCCAGTTAGAGTGAAAGATTACAGCGAATTTTCTGCTGTAAACTATCATAAATGGGAAATTTGTGATGATGCGTGTACTCTAGGTAAAGAGTTGCAAGTGCCGGTTTACAAATTTGTAAAGCAAGCTTTAATTAGAAAGTTTGGCGAAAATTGGTACGCAGAATTAGAAAAAGTAGCAGAAAAACATCTAAAATAG
- a CDS encoding MarC family protein codes for MNFNFKEIFTAFMVLFAVIDIIGNIPIIIDLRKKAGHIQSEKASLIAGVIMIIFLFLGQSLLSLIGIDVNSFAVAGSFILFFIALEMILGITLYKDSEDGVNAITASVFPLAFPLIAGPGSLTTLLSLRAEFHIENIITAVLLNVILIYVVLKTSSKIEKLIGPNGIQIIRKVFGVILLAIAVKLFAQNIKALFI; via the coding sequence ATGAATTTTAATTTTAAAGAGATATTTACTGCCTTTATGGTGCTTTTTGCTGTAATTGATATTATTGGTAACATTCCTATTATTATCGATTTAAGAAAGAAAGCAGGCCACATTCAATCTGAAAAAGCGTCATTAATTGCTGGTGTAATTATGATTATTTTTCTGTTTTTAGGGCAAAGTTTATTAAGTTTAATTGGTATTGATGTAAATTCTTTTGCTGTTGCTGGTTCTTTTATTCTGTTTTTTATTGCATTAGAAATGATTTTAGGAATCACTCTTTATAAAGACAGCGAAGATGGTGTAAATGCTATAACAGCTTCTGTTTTCCCTTTAGCATTTCCTTTAATTGCTGGTCCTGGTAGTTTAACAACCTTATTATCTTTAAGAGCAGAGTTTCATATAGAAAACATTATAACAGCTGTTTTATTAAACGTTATTTTAATTTACGTAGTTTTAAAAACATCTTCTAAAATTGAAAAACTAATTGGTCCTAACGGAATTCAGATAATTAGAAAAGTATTTGGTGTTATATTATTAGCTATTGCTGTAAAATTATTCGCTCAAAACATTAAAGCTTTATTTATTTAA
- a CDS encoding FAD-dependent oxidoreductase, giving the protein MIFDALIIGGGVSGLQCALVLGSAKDKPFFDQKKVGIIMHQKNSHLQNALFNNVLGLAPAKLGREILTEGKEHLEELYSEIQQIENEKVIAVKELADTYQIKTNKSTYISKIVVLALNYSKPFTIDGFEEYIIPHKKANPEKDRIQLLNNDQFIKKGLYCCGTIAGHRSQYAIAAGSGAAVATDILTLWNNNKHVKIHHKI; this is encoded by the coding sequence ATGATATTTGATGCTTTAATTATTGGTGGTGGTGTTTCTGGTTTACAGTGCGCATTAGTTCTTGGTTCTGCAAAAGACAAGCCTTTTTTTGATCAAAAAAAGGTCGGAATTATCATGCATCAAAAAAATTCTCACCTGCAAAATGCTTTATTTAATAATGTTTTAGGTTTAGCTCCGGCAAAACTAGGAAGAGAGATTCTTACAGAAGGAAAAGAACATTTAGAAGAACTTTATAGTGAAATTCAGCAAATTGAAAATGAAAAGGTAATTGCAGTCAAAGAGTTAGCAGATACTTATCAAATTAAAACAAATAAAAGCACGTATATTTCTAAAATAGTAGTTTTAGCTTTAAATTATTCTAAACCATTTACTATTGATGGGTTCGAAGAATACATTATACCTCATAAAAAAGCAAATCCTGAGAAAGACAGAATTCAACTTTTAAACAACGATCAATTTATAAAAAAAGGGCTTTATTGCTGCGGAACAATTGCAGGACATAGAAGTCAATACGCCATTGCCGCGGGAAGTGGAGCAGCAGTTGCAACAGATATTTTAACTCTTTGGAACAATAACAAACACGTTAAAATTCATCATAAAATTTAA
- the glmS gene encoding glutamine--fructose-6-phosphate transaminase (isomerizing): MCGITGYIGFRDAYPIVINGLKRLEYRGYDSAGLMMYDGEKIHLSKTKGKVSELESITNNEEIRKVGKIGIGHTRWATHGIPNDTNSHPHSSQSGNLVIVHNGIIENYDTLKKELVSRGYTFKSDTDTEVLINLIEEVKKQENCKLGKAVQLALNNVIGAYAIAVFDKTKPNEIIVARLGSPIAIGVGEDNSEFFIASDASPFIEYTKDAIYLEDEEMAIIKLDKGIKIRKIKDDSLVDANIQKLKISLDQIEKGGYDHFMLKEIHEQPKAIIDTYRGRMLPDEGIIRMSGIDNHMNKFLNAERIIIVACGTSWHAGLVGEYLIEDKARIPVEVEYASEFRYRNPIITSKDVVIAISQSGETADTLAAIKLAKSKGAFVFGICNVVGSSIARETDAGAYTHAGPEIGVASTKAFTTQITVLTLIALKLASKKGEISKSELRTFLQKMQLIPKKVEDLLKIDEKVKEIAAVYKDAPNCLYLGRGFNFPVALEGALKLKEISYIHAEGYPAAEMKHGPIALIDENMPIFVIATNKGHYEKVVSNIQEIKSRAGKIIAIVTEGDTQVKDIADHVIEIPETEEALTPLLTTIPFQLLSYHIAVMLNKNVDQPRNLAKSVTVE, encoded by the coding sequence ATGTGTGGAATTACGGGTTATATCGGTTTTAGAGATGCTTATCCTATTGTAATTAACGGATTAAAGAGATTAGAGTACAGAGGTTACGATAGTGCTGGTCTTATGATGTATGACGGAGAGAAAATACACTTATCTAAAACTAAAGGAAAAGTTTCTGAATTAGAATCTATTACAAATAATGAAGAAATAAGAAAGGTTGGTAAAATAGGAATAGGTCATACACGTTGGGCAACTCACGGAATTCCTAATGATACAAACTCTCATCCTCATTCTTCTCAATCTGGAAATCTAGTTATCGTTCATAACGGAATCATAGAAAATTACGATACTTTAAAGAAAGAATTAGTATCAAGAGGTTATACTTTTAAAAGTGATACAGATACAGAGGTATTAATAAACTTAATTGAAGAAGTTAAAAAACAAGAAAATTGTAAATTAGGTAAGGCTGTTCAATTAGCTTTAAATAATGTTATTGGTGCTTATGCTATTGCGGTTTTTGATAAAACAAAACCTAACGAAATTATTGTAGCTCGTTTAGGAAGTCCGATTGCAATTGGTGTTGGTGAAGATAATTCAGAGTTTTTTATAGCTTCTGATGCTTCTCCTTTTATTGAGTATACGAAAGATGCTATTTATTTAGAAGATGAAGAAATGGCAATCATCAAGTTAGATAAAGGAATTAAAATACGTAAGATAAAAGACGATTCTTTAGTTGATGCAAATATTCAAAAGTTAAAGATTAGTTTAGATCAAATTGAAAAAGGTGGTTACGACCATTTTATGTTGAAAGAAATTCATGAGCAACCTAAAGCAATTATAGATACTTATCGCGGTAGAATGTTACCAGATGAAGGGATTATTAGAATGTCTGGAATAGACAATCACATGAATAAATTCTTAAATGCAGAGAGAATTATCATTGTTGCTTGTGGTACTTCTTGGCATGCAGGTTTGGTTGGAGAATACCTAATTGAAGATAAAGCTCGTATTCCTGTAGAAGTAGAATATGCATCAGAATTTAGATATAGAAACCCAATAATTACATCTAAAGACGTAGTTATTGCAATTTCGCAATCTGGTGAAACTGCAGATACTTTAGCGGCAATTAAATTAGCAAAATCTAAAGGTGCTTTTGTGTTTGGTATTTGTAATGTAGTTGGCTCTTCTATTGCTAGAGAAACAGATGCTGGTGCTTACACGCACGCAGGACCAGAAATAGGTGTAGCGTCAACAAAAGCTTTTACTACTCAAATTACTGTTTTAACATTAATTGCGTTAAAATTAGCCTCTAAAAAAGGAGAAATTTCTAAGTCTGAATTAAGAACATTTTTACAAAAAATGCAACTGATACCAAAAAAGGTAGAAGACTTATTAAAAATTGATGAAAAAGTAAAAGAAATAGCAGCAGTTTATAAAGATGCACCAAATTGTTTATATTTAGGTAGAGGCTTTAATTTTCCTGTTGCTTTAGAAGGCGCTTTAAAACTTAAAGAAATTTCTTACATTCATGCAGAAGGGTATCCTGCTGCAGAAATGAAGCATGGTCCAATTGCCTTAATTGACGAGAATATGCCGATTTTTGTAATTGCAACAAACAAAGGACACTACGAAAAAGTTGTAAGTAATATTCAAGAAATTAAATCTAGAGCAGGAAAAATTATTGCAATTGTAACTGAAGGTGATACTCAAGTTAAAGATATTGCAGATCATGTTATAGAAATACCAGAAACAGAAGAGGCTTTAACACCGTTATTAACAACAATACCTTTTCAGTTATTATCTTACCACATTGCTGTAATGCTAAATAAAAATGTAGATCAGCCAAGAAACCTTGCAAAATCGGTTACGGTAGAGTAA
- a CDS encoding DUF4270 family protein: protein MKNIFRKNAYFGVLLLVLAGVISCEKDFTDINSGVVSNTKFTTNDTILEVLVSNAPIDNVKADGLELLSSPYFGLQGQYLLGTYINDEYEKIEASIVSQISIDPELEIVSYENPDNLAYETTIDTAFLRLPYHSTLVSNTDRPVYTLDSIVGNQELPFTLNIYELDTYLNTLNPEDPTKTNSFFSDATYQTKSTPLTIEEDMDFKPNPNDTLVIVKRRNSLGAIHQTDTIRYTSSAASEIGLPMAIIPLDETFVKETFLDNYGTSNFDSQNTFNNFFRGIVIEAKEKVHDSGEEGGSLIAFNLRSSATTALNPLIEVYYTNTFFKANSTEIDTVITKTHTFQLGGIINSKYAVNNKVYPANNEVKIQGAAGSEANVEILQGNQISVLKNKEWLINDATLTFYINQSSDTVTAPNRLHLYKRGVSATGKPILSHVKDSYSESATFGGNLVRENSKKDNYVFKITDYVSDLLSGETNYNPTLRLKVFNNTDAQIADTTYTRYNWNPKSVSILNGDESLNGTRRAQLKISYTKKKN, encoded by the coding sequence GTGAAAAATATTTTTAGAAAGAATGCCTATTTTGGTGTTTTATTACTAGTACTTGCAGGTGTTATTTCTTGCGAAAAAGATTTTACAGATATAAATAGTGGTGTTGTAAGTAATACAAAGTTTACTACAAACGATACAATATTAGAAGTTTTGGTTTCTAATGCACCAATAGATAATGTTAAAGCAGATGGTTTAGAGTTACTATCATCACCTTATTTTGGTTTACAAGGGCAATATCTTTTAGGAACCTATATTAATGACGAGTATGAAAAAATAGAAGCATCTATTGTCTCTCAAATTAGCATAGATCCAGAATTAGAAATTGTGTCTTATGAAAACCCTGATAATTTAGCATATGAAACTACAATTGATACAGCTTTTTTAAGACTACCATATCACTCAACGTTAGTTTCTAATACAGATAGACCAGTTTATACTTTAGACTCTATTGTAGGAAATCAAGAATTACCTTTCACTTTAAATATTTATGAATTAGATACATATTTAAATACACTTAATCCAGAGGATCCTACAAAAACAAATTCATTTTTTTCTGATGCAACTTATCAGACAAAATCTACACCATTGACTATTGAAGAAGATATGGATTTTAAACCAAATCCTAACGATACTTTAGTGATTGTTAAAAGAAGGAATAGTTTAGGTGCAATTCATCAAACAGATACTATTAGATATACTTCTAGTGCTGCTTCAGAAATTGGGTTGCCAATGGCTATTATACCTTTAGACGAAACATTTGTAAAAGAAACGTTTTTAGATAATTATGGAACATCTAATTTTGATTCTCAGAATACTTTTAATAACTTTTTTAGAGGAATTGTAATTGAGGCAAAAGAAAAAGTACATGATTCTGGAGAAGAAGGAGGTTCTTTAATTGCTTTTAATTTAAGAAGTTCTGCAACTACTGCGTTAAATCCATTAATCGAAGTGTACTATACAAACACGTTTTTTAAAGCAAACAGTACAGAAATTGATACTGTTATTACAAAAACACATACGTTTCAATTAGGCGGTATTATCAACAGTAAATATGCCGTTAATAACAAGGTTTACCCAGCAAATAATGAAGTGAAAATACAAGGAGCTGCTGGTTCTGAAGCTAATGTTGAGATCTTACAAGGAAATCAAATTTCTGTTCTTAAAAACAAAGAATGGTTAATAAATGATGCTACCTTAACTTTTTACATAAATCAATCTTCTGATACAGTTACTGCACCAAATAGACTTCATTTATATAAAAGAGGCGTTTCTGCGACAGGAAAACCTATCTTAAGTCATGTAAAAGATAGTTATTCTGAATCTGCTACTTTTGGTGGAAACTTGGTTAGAGAAAATAGTAAGAAAGATAATTATGTATTTAAAATTACTGATTATGTTTCAGATTTATTGAGTGGTGAGACGAATTATAATCCTACGTTAAGGCTGAAGGTGTTTAATAATACAGATGCTCAAATTGCAGATACTACGTATACTAGATATAACTGGAATCCTAAATCTGTATCTATTTTAAACGGAGATGAAAGTTTAAACGGAACAAGAAGAGCTCAGTTAAAAATATCTTATACAAAGAAAAAGAACTAA
- a CDS encoding glycogen/starch synthase, which translates to MKDKRILFVSSEVVPYLPETELSSTAFNAAKNAHSKGVQTRIFMPRYGVINERRHQLHEVIRLSGMNLVVNDMDMPLIIKVASIPKERMQVYFIDNEEYFKRKAVFTDEDDTLFEDNDERAIFFAKGVVETVKKLNWAPDIIHVHGWMASLLPLYLREFYNEEPLFTESKIVTSIYNNPFEGNLDEELADKVKFDLNDNSKIATISTPNHTNILKSAIENSDAIIHGSEDISEELTSFIEEKEIPVLGFQEENFKESYLNFYADLVSAT; encoded by the coding sequence ATGAAGGACAAGAGAATATTATTCGTTTCATCTGAAGTAGTACCTTACTTACCAGAAACAGAACTATCGTCAACTGCATTTAATGCAGCTAAAAATGCACATTCTAAAGGAGTACAAACTAGAATTTTTATGCCAAGATATGGTGTAATAAACGAAAGAAGACATCAATTACATGAAGTAATTCGTCTTTCTGGAATGAATCTAGTTGTGAATGATATGGATATGCCATTAATTATAAAAGTTGCATCGATACCGAAAGAAAGAATGCAGGTTTATTTTATAGATAATGAAGAATATTTTAAAAGAAAAGCCGTTTTTACTGATGAAGACGATACGCTTTTTGAAGATAATGACGAACGTGCAATTTTCTTTGCAAAAGGTGTTGTAGAAACTGTTAAGAAATTAAACTGGGCTCCAGATATTATTCATGTGCATGGTTGGATGGCTTCTTTATTACCACTTTATTTAAGAGAGTTTTATAATGAAGAACCATTGTTTACAGAAAGTAAAATTGTTACTTCTATTTATAACAATCCATTTGAAGGAAATTTAGATGAAGAATTAGCAGATAAAGTTAAGTTCGATTTAAATGATAATAGTAAAATAGCAACAATTAGTACACCTAACCATACTAATATATTAAAAAGTGCCATAGAAAATTCTGACGCAATTATACATGGTAGTGAAGACATTTCAGAAGAATTAACTTCTTTTATAGAAGAAAAAGAAATTCCTGTTTTAGGTTTTCAAGAAGAGAATTTTAAAGAAAGTTATTTAAATTTTTATGCTGATTTAGTTTCAGCAACTTAA
- the panC gene encoding pantoate--beta-alanine ligase — MKIFNNKKDLKDCILEYKLNKKTIGFVPTMGALHQGHLSLIQKAKKKNDIVVVSIFVNPTQFDNAEDLEKYPKTLENDCKLLEPVACDVLFTPSVDEIYDDKIISEKFSFDGLEHQMEGKFRDGHFDGVGTIVKTLFEIVTPNKAYFGEKDFQQLQIIKKMVQKHQLDVKIKGCPIFREEDGLAMSSRNTRLTKEHREIAPFIYKTLKKVKKNFGTKSVIELNEWVENQFKNQPLLELEYFTIAEEKTLETAETKIDNKKYRAFIAVFAGEIRLIDNIRLKNN; from the coding sequence ATGAAAATATTCAATAACAAAAAAGACCTAAAAGACTGTATTTTAGAGTATAAACTCAATAAAAAAACAATAGGTTTTGTACCAACTATGGGCGCTTTACACCAAGGTCATTTGTCTTTAATACAAAAAGCAAAGAAAAAAAATGACATTGTTGTGGTAAGTATTTTTGTAAATCCTACGCAGTTTGACAATGCAGAAGATTTAGAGAAATATCCAAAAACATTAGAAAATGATTGTAAACTTTTAGAGCCTGTTGCTTGTGATGTTTTATTTACGCCTTCTGTTGATGAAATTTATGACGATAAAATTATCTCTGAAAAATTTAGTTTCGACGGATTAGAACACCAAATGGAAGGAAAATTTAGAGATGGTCATTTTGATGGTGTTGGTACAATTGTAAAAACTTTATTTGAAATTGTAACACCTAACAAAGCCTACTTTGGCGAAAAAGATTTTCAGCAATTACAAATTATAAAAAAGATGGTGCAAAAGCATCAGCTTGATGTAAAAATAAAAGGCTGCCCTATTTTTAGAGAAGAAGATGGTTTAGCAATGAGTTCTAGAAATACTAGACTAACAAAAGAACATCGAGAAATTGCACCGTTTATTTACAAAACGCTTAAAAAAGTTAAGAAAAATTTTGGCACAAAAAGTGTAATAGAATTAAACGAATGGGTAGAAAATCAATTTAAAAATCAACCTTTATTAGAGTTAGAGTATTTTACAATTGCAGAAGAAAAAACTTTAGAAACTGCAGAAACTAAAATAGATAATAAAAAATACAGAGCCTTTATTGCGGTATTTGCAGGAGAAATAAGATTGATAGATAACATTCGACTAAAAAATAATTAA
- the panD gene encoding aspartate 1-decarboxylase, translating into MLVQVVKSKIHRVKVTGADLNYIGSITIDEDLMDAANIIEGERVQIVNNNNGERLETYAIPGPRGSGEITLNGAAARKVAKGDVLILIVYGFMELEQAKTFKPSLVFPNEKDNTLT; encoded by the coding sequence ATGTTAGTACAAGTAGTAAAATCTAAAATCCACCGTGTAAAAGTTACAGGTGCAGATTTAAATTATATAGGAAGCATTACCATAGATGAAGATTTAATGGATGCTGCAAATATTATTGAAGGAGAACGTGTTCAAATTGTTAATAATAATAACGGAGAACGTTTAGAAACGTATGCAATACCAGGACCAAGAGGAAGCGGAGAAATTACACTAAACGGTGCAGCTGCAAGAAAAGTTGCCAAAGGAGATGTATTAATTTTAATTGTTTATGGTTTTATGGAACTAGAACAAGCAAAAACATTTAAGCCATCTTTAGTTTTTCCTAACGAAAAAGACAATACACTTACTTAG
- a CDS encoding lysylphosphatidylglycerol synthase transmembrane domain-containing protein produces the protein MNIKKILKTILPLALGGFLVWYSISEISIETLATYFKEANYSFIFLGLFFGILSHLSRAYRWKFMLEPLGFKPKFTNSVLAVLVGYLVNLALPRAGEISRATVMANYEKIPFEKGFGTIVAERIADLIMMLSIVAITLFVQFDFIYNLLTKNFNPTKIIIGLAVLIIGFYIFTSFVKKAESGFLLKIKTFVSGLIEGVTSIFKMKNKWAFIFHTIFIWVMYVAMFWATIPAIDGLEVPFGGILIGFIAGGFSIAATNGGIGLYPIAVASALALFNVATEPATAFGWIMWTAQTAMIIIFGGLAFLFLPIYNKSK, from the coding sequence TTGAACATAAAGAAAATTTTAAAAACTATATTACCTCTCGCTTTGGGAGGTTTTTTAGTTTGGTATTCTATCTCAGAAATATCAATAGAAACCTTAGCTACCTACTTTAAAGAAGCAAATTATAGTTTTATTTTTCTAGGTTTATTTTTTGGTATTTTAAGCCACTTATCTAGAGCATATCGCTGGAAATTTATGTTAGAACCATTAGGCTTTAAACCTAAATTTACTAACAGTGTTTTAGCTGTTTTGGTTGGTTATTTGGTAAATTTAGCATTGCCAAGAGCAGGTGAAATCTCTAGAGCAACTGTAATGGCAAACTACGAGAAAATTCCGTTCGAAAAAGGCTTCGGTACCATTGTCGCAGAAAGAATTGCAGATTTAATTATGATGCTTTCTATTGTTGCAATTACACTATTTGTTCAATTCGATTTTATTTACAACCTACTTACAAAAAACTTTAACCCAACAAAAATTATTATTGGCTTAGCAGTTTTAATTATTGGTTTTTACATCTTTACATCATTTGTAAAAAAAGCAGAATCTGGTTTTTTATTAAAAATTAAAACTTTTGTTTCCGGTTTAATAGAAGGCGTTACAAGTATTTTTAAAATGAAAAATAAATGGGCTTTTATTTTTCATACTATATTTATCTGGGTAATGTATGTTGCTATGTTTTGGGCAACAATACCTGCTATAGATGGCCTAGAAGTACCTTTTGGCGGAATTCTAATCGGTTTTATTGCTGGTGGTTTTTCAATTGCAGCAACAAATGGCGGTATTGGTTTATACCCAATTGCTGTTGCTAGCGCGTTAGCTTTATTTAATGTTGCCACAGAACCGGCAACAGCTTTCGGTTGGATTATGTGGACCGCGCAAACTGCAATGATTATTATTTTTGGTGGATTAGCATTTCTGTTTTTACCAATATATAATAAAAGTAAATAA